The proteins below are encoded in one region of Desulfonatronum thioautotrophicum:
- a CDS encoding LapA family protein, which translates to MKTIKILFFLLFCAGVAVAAVQNAEILTPHLPVRFLWPGLPVVEFTLPVFAFIAVVFLAGAILTSWSYLGEHLRLRRSLAANRQSVLALERELHPEPDVEPAPEPAPEPDTQTDPQSEPESQSGPVSEPVDGDSPKPSLAQGLHPDGVSKTYRSVATAISSQEPSSRTLQISMESSMEKKTSSPEPEDKERVEITPQELAAEEQDTVQSKTVEEPDSSESLSATQPETTSETTSEATPESAPETTSESVSASPTDVVDAEQTIAATETQTPDTATGMSSDNQDALRGDNEFERPSGPGWGAVLLLSAALALVVSSGVYIVLNNQISQLSDQLKDLHIQSGHMASTQEEMGRTWELERVAVREQFDILEQEQSQLTTGVERLEEQMVALEALPEVFRKRLLAGFLWDAAGKTAFLGTQVETDEQRDTLGRVEEMLQMLARELEEAGGGQ; encoded by the coding sequence GTTCGATTCCTTTGGCCCGGCTTGCCGGTTGTTGAATTCACCCTGCCTGTTTTCGCTTTTATCGCCGTGGTCTTCCTGGCCGGAGCCATTCTGACAAGCTGGAGTTATTTGGGGGAACACCTGCGGCTCCGGCGTTCCCTGGCAGCAAACAGGCAAAGTGTTCTTGCTCTTGAACGCGAACTGCATCCTGAACCGGATGTGGAACCAGCCCCGGAACCAGCCCCGGAACCGGACACACAAACCGATCCGCAATCAGAGCCGGAATCCCAGTCCGGCCCCGTTTCCGAACCCGTTGACGGGGATTCACCGAAACCATCTCTTGCCCAGGGCCTCCATCCAGATGGTGTATCCAAGACATACCGTTCGGTAGCCACCGCAATATCATCCCAGGAACCCTCCTCGCGAACCCTTCAGATCTCCATGGAGTCCTCGATGGAAAAAAAAACCTCCTCACCTGAGCCGGAAGACAAGGAACGAGTTGAAATCACGCCACAGGAACTTGCTGCCGAAGAGCAAGACACTGTGCAGTCCAAGACTGTCGAGGAGCCGGATTCCTCGGAATCCCTTTCGGCAACGCAGCCAGAAACAACATCAGAAACAACATCAGAAGCAACTCCAGAGTCGGCACCAGAAACAACATCGGAATCAGTTTCTGCCTCGCCCACCGATGTTGTCGATGCAGAGCAGACGATCGCAGCTACTGAAACCCAGACGCCTGATACAGCCACCGGGATGTCATCAGACAACCAGGATGCCCTTAGGGGAGACAACGAATTTGAGCGCCCCAGCGGTCCGGGTTGGGGGGCAGTGCTGCTGCTTTCCGCGGCTTTGGCCCTGGTCGTCAGCAGTGGGGTGTACATCGTGCTCAACAATCAAATCTCCCAACTTTCGGATCAGCTCAAAGACTTGCATATCCAGAGCGGTCACATGGCTTCGACCCAGGAAGAGATGGGCCGGACCTGGGAATTGGAGCGGGTTGCGGTGCGCGAGCAGTTCGACATCCTGGAGCAGGAACAGTCACAACTGACGACCGGAGTGGAGCGTCTGGAAGAGCAGATGGTCGCCCTGGAGGCTTTGCCGGAAGTGTTTCGCAAACGGCTGCTGGCTGGTTTTTTGTGGGATGCAGCCGGCAAAACCGCTTTTTTGGGAACCCAGGTGGAGACTGATGAACAGCGGGATACTCTGGGGCGGGTTGAAGAAATGCTCCAAATGTTGGCCAGGGAACTGGAGGAAGCCGGAGGCGGTCAGTAG